A segment of the Aureliella helgolandensis genome:
TGACAGTGCATGTTCTCAAATTTGACACCGTGGTGTGCTAAGCGATCGAGGTTGGGTGTCTTGCACTGCTTGTGCCCAAAGCCACTCAGAGCGGTATTCAGGTCATCTGCGATCAGGAACAGGACGTTCGGCTTCTCAGCGCGTGCCGGTACATTCGGAATCAGCGTCGTTCCGACCATTGCAAAAACTATCAGACAAGTCGTTTTCATCGTTCGATTCTCATATTCCGGTTCGGAGGCTGATTGAGTTCATCCTGGAAGATCTTGCAGCCTACTGTTAAGCCTTAGATCGGGCAGTGCCGCTCTACGGTATTTCTGGCAATGCAAAATCTCTTAGCAAGCGCGGTGGTCCGCTGAGCGCCTGATCGTCATCGACTTCTTGCATCTGCTGGACAACCAACTCACGCAGTTTCGTTAGTGTGCGAGCTTGATGGGAGGGTGTGGCCAAGTTGTTTTTCTCGAACGGATCGCTTTCTAGATCGTAGAGTTCTTCAGCTGGATTGCTGTGATAGTCATGCAAGAAAGCTGCTGCCTTCGGGGCGGTTTTCGCTGCATCGATGTACGATTGCCAGTGGTGGCCGGCGTGTGCCCAGTGCTTGGGGTCCCGCGGCGTTTCCATTGCCCAAACGTCGGTGTGTGTGGTGTAGGCGAATTCGGGGTGCAGGTTGCGGATGTACTTCCACTTGCCCACGCGGACGCTGCGAATCGGGTAGACGTTCTTTTCGTTGTCACCTTTGTGTGTGGCGAAAATTACGTCACGATGTTTGTTGGTTTCGCCCATCAACACTTTAGCGAACGACCGCCCCTCAATCCCCGACGGCGACGTTCCACCGGCCAAGTCGATCAGTGTCAGTATTAGGTCAATCCAACTGACCATCGCGTCTGTCGACGAACTCGGTTGGATTTTTCCGGGCCAAACTGCAATCAAAGGAGTACGGATTCCCGTTTCGTAGAGAGCCCATTTTGCGAAAGGCCACGGCATCCCATGGTCCGACGTGTAAACGACCAATGTGTTCTTCGCGTCCAGGTGTTTCGCGATCAGTCTTCGGGTTTGTCCGACGCGGCGGTCGATATCTTCGGCTCCTTCGACGTATCGCGTCATTTCCACTCGAGCTTCGGGCGTGTCAAAGATCTTCGGCGGAATGACGACGTCGGCAGGTGCGATTCTAGCCTCTTCTTTCGGCGGCCAAGCTGTGTGCGTGTCTGTCCAGCCAAGAAACAATGCCAGCGGTGGAGCGTCTACAGGGCGTTGCTGGAGAAATGCTTCAACCTGATCCAACGTCATTGTTTGTTGCAAGCCGCCACCGCCGAGAATCTTGACTCCGTCGGGCACGTACTGGCCAAAATGCTTCCTGCCGGCATGGCCGACCTTGCCATGAAAGACAACTTCGTACCCTTGTTCCAATAGCGCTGGCAGCAGTGAGACGACACCGGGTTTGAGTTGGATTTCGTGGTTGCCAACGATGCCGTTGCTATAGGGCATTCGCCCCGTGAAAAGTGCCGCGCGACTTGGCGCGCAGGCCGGCGACGCAACATAGACGCCGTCGAATCGAATTCTCTCATTCGCCATCTGTTGAAGGTTGGGTGTTTGAATCTCGCCCGCTCCATAAACCGATGAGTGGTACACGCCATGATCGTCAGCAATTGTGATCACAAAGTTCGGCTTCGCGGCCCAGGATGTCGTCCCGCAAAGCAGCATAATGGCCAGTGCGATGCCCGGTACAACACGCGGAGTAGCTAAACTCCTAGGAATGCTGCTTCGATGACGTTTTTTCATAGAGAGGTCTAACCTGTTAGCTAACGTGGTTCTGAGGGAAAGGTTTTTAAGTTTCAGCAGCCGAAGAGTCGCTTCAAAGGCAGTAGTCGTTGCTCTTGCTGTTGTGATAACGTCACTGTTTCTCCGTTGGCGAGGTTCAACGCGATGGATTTGAGCGACGTGCTGCCGGCGGTAAGGTGGGCGCAAACGTGGAATGATTTGCAACGCACCGGGAAGAGTGAATTGGAGCGTTTGCCACTGGTCCGACTTCTCTACGCTGACGTTAACACGACTGGCGCGACGAAGTCCTTGCCCGCTGAGCTGCGCCAGGAGAGGGCGATTGCGCCCGGATGAGAGCCTTCCGTTTACAAGGACTTGTCGAGGTTCATTCGCATTTCGAGGATGTGGGGCTCGAACCCCACTTTCTCATAGGCTCGCAATGCTGGTTCATTGCCGGGGTACACCGTCAAATGGACCTCCGGTAGATCGTTCGCGCGTGCCCAGGTGAAAAGGGCGTCAAGTACACGCTTGTTCACGCCTTTGCCGCGGTGTTCCGGAACCACGTAAAGGAAGCCGATGTAGGCATGGAAGGCCGGTTCTGTGTAATGCCGCGATGCCTTTCTCCTAGCATATCCAGAGCCGATTAGAGTACCGTCCAGTTCGGCCA
Coding sequences within it:
- a CDS encoding sulfatase family protein, with product MKKRHRSSIPRSLATPRVVPGIALAIMLLCGTTSWAAKPNFVITIADDHGVYHSSVYGAGEIQTPNLQQMANERIRFDGVYVASPACAPSRAALFTGRMPYSNGIVGNHEIQLKPGVVSLLPALLEQGYEVVFHGKVGHAGRKHFGQYVPDGVKILGGGGLQQTMTLDQVEAFLQQRPVDAPPLALFLGWTDTHTAWPPKEEARIAPADVVIPPKIFDTPEARVEMTRYVEGAEDIDRRVGQTRRLIAKHLDAKNTLVVYTSDHGMPWPFAKWALYETGIRTPLIAVWPGKIQPSSSTDAMVSWIDLILTLIDLAGGTSPSGIEGRSFAKVLMGETNKHRDVIFATHKGDNEKNVYPIRSVRVGKWKYIRNLHPEFAYTTHTDVWAMETPRDPKHWAHAGHHWQSYIDAAKTAPKAAAFLHDYHSNPAEELYDLESDPFEKNNLATPSHQARTLTKLRELVVQQMQEVDDDQALSGPPRLLRDFALPEIP
- a CDS encoding GNAT family N-acetyltransferase gives rise to the protein MHIVIRPATAIDLPILLTFEQGIIAAERSYDETLLPDPISYYDISELIASPEAEVIVAELDGTLIGSGYARRKASRHYTEPAFHAYIGFLYVVPEHRGKGVNKRVLDALFTWARANDLPEVHLTVYPGNEPALRAYEKVGFEPHILEMRMNLDKSL